In the Paralichthys olivaceus isolate ysfri-2021 chromosome 17, ASM2471397v2, whole genome shotgun sequence genome, one interval contains:
- the arhgap21a gene encoding rho GTPase-activating protein 21a isoform X4 — MAHLKVLDCMINNNWSLICNLYCAWNNQAKQNDGHDQSEVSAATSPGPEEEPFSWPGPKTLQLRRTSQGFGFTLRHFIVYPPESAVHNSLKDEDNGSRGRQRNRLEPMDTIFVKQVKEGGPAHGAGLCTGDRIVKVNGESIIGKTYSQVIALIQNSDASLELCVMPKDEDILQLFSRDITALAYSQDAYLKGNEAYSGNAQNIPEPPPICYPRIEVKATGMAQALEPAPVNETPRGPAQGPGRRGGTTEKSYRVEIPVLPSAPSQQTTKSQTVVCVCNDNMRTVAMPPDPVDRGPWVARAGPSHRTEENRYSSPADSGSARPRPLIPSVPGGAQLQCPSSRTVETPVCSPSLSSRPGAIYVDPLSPPPRAPVTAASPDTFSTAVSPNTNHYSPSPTASITSPHQNIDWRNYTTYKDYIDAKRLHTYGCRTIQERLDSLRAAANSNSAYTQQRTPPPSSTSQRGASVSQVRQRSISSDRGMDAKSPGTTVTTPLRSASQERLGGGTEKTIPNRKWPRSASQDALPFSSPTGITKPRARSCDYLGQQPAEPGGVDRAEFEDRFLLCRQEESRTGRHGAGLKVLPHLNRSLPENEGRGSGLSNSPLAAPVFTKGTTDSVIPPRTDGVIMRPSRLPVKNVISDSLPALPIIKTTDPLKDQRAAVTGNHLSYPSPLHLQLRSRADSLKMENRLEAVLAARSSSCSGPSFKLPMQKQVQSGVVPASSGTSTTNGAVTQRPKVTCTSASSPVRTNGGLAEGVEGPDATVVVLRRDKKTEPPHIRPPSYVLAVNDCSGGVTDKSPPLVKAGSADAMCWMSNDGCREMHLRRLGDTRHTSGSNNLDDSLDSIPFIDEPSSPSIDQDSTIHIPASAVISAAPIITTIPPSPTSPSPLIRRQLSHDQDSLRLTIIESDSGTKNERSKSYDEGLDNYREEGRGRSLIPGLKGLRRAVDRSSEDSGSRRDSSSDVFCDATKEGLLHFKQLNTDKGKRVGAGMRPWKQMYAVLRGNYLCLYKDKKEGQAHANCQAVDEALPISIKACLIDISYSDTKRKNVLRLTTSDCEYLFQAEDREDMLAWIRVIQENSNLNEENAAFTSHDLISRKIKEYNTLMSPTGSKTEPSPKPSRQSLSIRQTLLGSKGETKATSPHSPKPEQERKNMHKDDTSPPKDKGTWRKGIPGLMRKPFEKKPSPGVTFGVRLDDCPPAQTNKFVPLIVEVCCNLVEERGLEYTGIYRVPGNNAAISNMQEELNNKGMNDIDIQDDKWRDLNVISSLLKSFFRKLPEPLFTNDRYSDFIEANRIEGPVERLKVLKRLLHELPDHHYETLKFLSAHLKCVAENSEKNKMEPRNLAIVFGPTLVRTTEDNMTHMVTHMPDQYKIVETLIQNYNWFFTEDGNGDPVTVSHEVSAVESQPIPNIDHLLTNIGRTAASQGEVSDSPTSDSAKSKGSWGSGKDQCSRELLVSSIFAAASRKRKKSKEKPQPSSSDDDLDAVFPKKEIPGQKPNHHLQAEAQSETRLNAKQQTQAEERKENGRTVELMPKVKREHRHSLFLKEKTPPRHSSSSPSPVICGSPKISHQTAPQGKSSLSDPPSQQDENTSDLGTMSSGASVPRSRPKKWSGGAPPDLPAGVCIGQGGGPGASAGAEVSSITSDYSTTSSITFLTGAESSALSPELQGGEEADDERSELISEGRPMETDSESDFPVFAPGGGSSQSTPRPEQSQEKTEARDGGAADGGIVPKLEARRLFPSHRMIECDTLSRRWSLRQKTDSESSMEGVAGSGERSSGRSESSTRLSRVLEVMKKGRSTSSLSSSSRSESERAEPAWHLKITERLKLRIRTSADDMFTQKNRAPDARAKKKNIRRRHTMGGQRDFAELAVINDWREQGGRDQAADLSVLDHLKPRCSSEDFSVQDWISRERCRGSEPSVELAPKAVPEDDPADAQGVALETPPPPPATSDAQPPAGEHVNGSGPQVKNKASLGADAHPHKLSGAQVVRSRFYQYL; from the exons GGAGACAGCGAAACCGTCTGGAGCCAATGGACACCATTTTCGTCAAGCAAGTGAAGGAGGGAGGCCCCGCCCACGGAGCTGGACTCTGTACAG GCGATCGTATTGTGAAGGTGAATGGAGAGAGCATCATTGGAAAGACGTACTCACAAGTCATAGCCTTGATCCAGAACAG TGATGCCTCACTGGAGCTCTGTGTGATGCCAAAGGATGAGGACATTTTGCAGCTG TTTTCCAGGGATATCACAGCTCTG GCGTATTCCCAGGATGCATACCTCAAAGGAAACGAGGCGTACAGCGGAAATGCCCAGAACATCCCAGAGCCCCCTCCCATATGCTACCCTCGGATAGAAGTGAAGGCAACGGGCATGGCCCAGGCATTAGAGCCTGCCCCGGTCAATGAGACGCCTCGAGGGCCAGCTCAGGGACCAGGAAGAAGAGGGGGGACCACTGAAAAGAGTTACCGTGTGGAAATCCCTGTTCTGCCGTCAGCCCCATCCCAGCAGACAACAAAGTCTCAgactgtggtgtgtgtctgtaatgaCAATATGAGGACAGTAGCCATGCCTCCTGATCCAGTTGACAGGGGGCCCTGGGTTGCTCGGGCGGGCCCTAGTCACAGGACAGAGGAAAACCGGTACAGTTCTCCAGCAGATTCTGGATCAGCCAGACCCAGACCCCTTATTCCCTCAGTACCTGGGGGTGCACAGTTGCAGTGTCCCTCTTCTCGTACCGTAGAAACTCCAGTCTGCTCCCCGTCCTTAAGTTCTAGACCTGGTGCGATCTATGTGGACCCCTTATCCCCACCTCCACGGGCACCTGTCACTGCTGCATCACCGGACACGTTCTCCACTGCTGTCTCACCCAACACCAACCACTACTCCCCCTCTCCCACAGCCTCAATCACCTCCCCACACCAGAATATTGACTGGAGAAATTACACCACCTATAAGGACTACATTGACGCCAAGAGGCTGCACACGTATGGCTGCCGCACCATCCAGGAGCGCTTGGACAGCTTGCGTGCAGCTGCTAATTCTAATTCTGCGTACACCCAACAACGTACACCTCCCCCTAGTAGCACCAGCCAGAGAGGGGCATCAGTCTCCCAGGTCAGACAGAGGAGCATATCCAGTGACCGTGGGATGGATGCAAAGAGTCCGGGTACTACAGTGACAACTCCATTACGTAGCGCCTCCCAAGAGAGGCTTGGAGGTggaacagagaaaacaataccaaacaggaagtggcctCGAAGCGCTTCCCAGGATGCTCTGCCCTTCTCCTCCCCGACAGGCATTACCAAACCTCGGGCACGGTCTTGTGACTACCTGGGCCAGCAGCCTGCAGAACCAGGTGGGGTTGACAGGGCAGAGTTTGAGGACAGGTTCCTGCTCTGTCGACAAGAAGAATCCAGAACCGGCAGGCATGGAGCAGGCCTAAAAGTTTTACCTCATCTAAACAGGAGTCTCCCTGAGAATGAAGGACGAGGAAGTGGATTATCTAACTCACCTTTAGCTGCTCCTGTGTTTACTAAAGGTACAACAGACTCTGTAATACCACCAAGGACAGACGGTGTCATAATGAGACCCTCACGTCTGCCTGTAAAAAATGTCATCTCAGACTCTTTACCTGCCTTACCCATAATTAAAACCACAGACCCTCTTAAAGACCAAAGAGCTGCCGTCACTGGCAATCATCTGAGCTACCCATCTCCTCTGCACCTCCAGCTCAGGAGCAGGGCTGACAGTCTGAAAATGGAGAATAGGTTGGAGGCTGTGTTGGCAGCCAGGTCCTCCTCTTGCTCTGGTCCGTCCTTTAAACTGCCAATGCAGAAACAAGTCCAAAGCGGAGTTGTCCCTGCTTCCTCTGGTACCTCCACCACCAATGGAGCTGTCACCCAAAGGCCAAAGGTAACCTGCACATCCGCCAGCTCACCTGTACGGACTAATGGCGGTCTTGCAGAGGGAGTAGAAGGACCTGATGCAACAGTAGTGGTCCTAAGAAGAGACAAGAAAACCGAACCTCCTCACATTCGCCCTCCGTCCTATGTACTAGCCGTTAATGACTGCAGTGGAGGAGTCACTGATAAATCACCACCGTTGGTGAAGGCAGGTTCTGCAGATGCAATGTGCTGGATGTCAAACGACGGCTGTAGGGAGATGCATTTAAGGAGGCTGGGTGACACACGACACACGTCTGGATCCAATAACCTTGATGACTCCCTGGATTCAATCCCCTTTATAG ATGAACCATCCAGTCCCAGTATCGACCAGGACAGCACCATCCACATCCCTGCCTCTGCCGTCATATCTGCAGCACCCATCATCACCACGATCCCACCCAGCCCCACCTCGCCATCCCCTCTCATCCGCCGACAGCTGTCGCACGACCAAG ATTCTCTCCGTCTCACAATTATTGAGTCAGATTCTGGTACAAAAAATGAGCGGTCCAAGTCGTACGATGAAGGTCTGGATAACTACCGGGAAGAAGGCAGAGG GAGGTCTTTAATACCTGGTCTGAAAGGTCTGCGGAGG GCAGTCGACAGGTCTTCAGAAGATTCAGGCTCCAGGAGAGATTCTTCATCTGATGTCTTCTGCGACGCCACCAAGGAGGGTTTGCTGCATTTCAAGCAGTTGAACACAGATAAGGGCAAG CGTGTCGGTGCAGGTATGCGCCCGTGGAAGCAGATGTACGCCGTGTTGAGGGGCAACTACCTCTGCCTGTATAAAGACAAAAAGGAAGGGCAGGCTCACGCCAACTGCCAAGCGGTGGACGAGGCCCTGCCAATCAGCATCAAGGCCTGTCTGATTGACATCTCCTACAGCGACACCAAGCGTAAGAACGTGCTGCGGCTGACCACGTCGGACTGCGAGTACCTGTTCCAGGCCGAGGACCGGGAGGACATGCTGGCCTGGATCAGAGTCATACAGGAGAACAGCAACCTGAATGAGGAG aaCGCGGCCTTCACCAGCCATGACCTCATCAGCAGGAAGATCAAGGAGTACAACACCTTGATGAG TCCCACCGGCAGCAAGACGGAGCCGTCACCCAAACCTTCTCGCCAGTCGCTGAGCATCAGACAGACGCTGCTGGGAAGCAAAGGAGAGACCAAAGCAACAAGTCCGCACTCACCCAAACctgagcaggagaggaagaacaTGCACAAAG ACGACACCAGCCCTCCTAAGGATAAAGGGACATGGAGGAAAGGCATCCCGGGGCTGATGAGGAAACCTTTCGAGAAGAAGCCGTCTCCTGGCGTCACGTTCGGAGTGAGGCTGGACGACTGTCCTCCCGCACAGACAAACAAG TTTGTGCCTCTGATTGTGGAGGTCTGCTGTAAtctggtggaggagagggggttGGAGTACACAGGCATCTACAGAGTCCCGGGAAACAACGCAGCGATCTCCAACATGCAGGAGGAGCTCAACAACAAGGGCATGAACGATATCGATATCCAGGATGAT AAATGGAGGGACCTCAATGTGATCAGCAGTTTACTCAAGTCCTTCTTCCGCAAACTTCCTGAGCCCTTATTCACTAATG ATAGATACTCAGACTTCATAGAGGCCAACAGAATAGAGGGCCCAGTGGAGAGACTCAAAGTGCTCAAGAGGCTG CTTCATGAGTTACCAGATCATCATTACGAGACCCTGAAGTTCCTCTCAGCTCATCTGAAATGTGTGGCTGAAAACTCAGAGAAGAATAAG ATGGAGCCGAGGAACCTGGCCATCGTGTTTGGTCCGACTCTGGTGCGCACCACCGAGGACAACATGACTCACATGGTCACACACATGCCCGACCAGTACAAGATCGTAGAGACCCTCATTCAGAAT tACAACTGGTTTTTCACTGAAGATGGAAATGGAGATCCAGTG ACTGTGTCCCACGAGGTGAGCGCCGTGGAGTCCCAGCCCATCCCCAACATCGACCACCTCCTCACCAACATCGGCCGTACCGCCGCGTCGCAGGGTGAAGTATCAG ATTCACCGACCAGTGACTCGGCTAAATcaaag GGTTCCTGGGGCTCAGGGAAGGACCAGTGCAGCCGAGAGCTCCTGGTCTCCTCCATCTTTGCTGCAGCCAGCCGCAAAAGAAAGAAGTCAAAGGAGAAGCCGCAGCCGAGCAGCTCAGATGACGATCTGGACGCCGTGTTCCCCAAAAAGGAAATCCCTGGCCAGAAGCCGAACCACCATCTCCAGGCTGAGGCACAGAGCGAGACTCGCCTCAACGCCAAGCAGCAAACCCAGGccgaggagaggaaggagaacgGGAGAACTGTGGAGCTGATGCCTAAAGTCAAGAGAGAGCATAGACACTCCTTGTTCCTGAAGGAGAAGACTCCGCCCCGGCACTCGTCTTCTTCCCCATCCCCAGTCATCTGCGGCTCGCCGAAAATCAGCCACCAAACAGCTCCTCAAGGGAAGTCGTCCCTGTCGGATCCTCCGTCTCAGCAGGATGAGAACACCTCCGACCTCGGGACCATGAGCTCCGGAGCATCAGTGCCACGGTCGAGACCGAAAAAGTGGTCTGGAGGAGCGCCCCCCGACCTGCCCGCAGGAGTGTGTATCGGACAAGGAGGAGGTCCCGGGGCGTCCGCTGGTGCAGAGGTGAGCTCCATCACCTCGGACTACTCCACCACTTCCTCCATCACGTTCTTGACCGGAGCGGAGTCCAGTGCGCTCAGTCCAGAGCTGCAGGGTGGGGAGGAGGCAGATGACGAACGCAGTGAGCTCATCAGCGAGGGACGACCCATGGAGACGGACAGCGAAAGCGACTTCCCGGTGTTTGCCCCCGGGGGTGGCAGCAGCCAGTCCACGCCCCGCCCAGAGCAAAGTCAGGAAAAGACAGAAGCAAGAGACGGAGGTGCAGCTGACGGCGGCATCGTGCCAAAACTTGAAGCGCGCCGCCTTTTCCCGTCGCACAGGATGATCGAGTGCGATACCCTCTCCAGACGGTGGTcactgagacagaaaacagacagcGAGTCCTCGATGGAGGGTGTGGCTGGAAGCGGGGAGCGCAGCAGCGGGAGGTCTGAGTCCTCCACGCGGTTGTCTCGGGTCCTGGAGGTGATGAAGAAGGGCCGATCCACCAGCAGCCTCAGCTCGTCTTCACGCAGCGAGTCGGAGCGTGCCGAACCAGCGTGGCACCTTAAAATCACAGAGCGGCTCAAGTTAAGGATACGGACATCTGCTGACGACATGTTCACTCAGAAGAACCGAGCTCCGGATGCTCGCGCTAAGAAGAAGAACATCCGACGGAGGCACACCATGGGCGGGCAGAGAGACTTTGCGGAGCTGGCGGTCATCAACGACTGGAGGGAGCAGGGCGGCAGGGATCAGGCGGCTGATCTGTCTGTGCTGGACCACCTCAAACCCAGATGTTCCTCAGAGGACTTCTCCGTCCAGGACTGGATCTCCAGAGAGCGCTGCCGCGGCTCTGAGCCGAGCGTCGAGCTCGCTCCGAAAGCCGTGCCCGAGGACGATCCTGCAGATGCTCAGGGCGTCGCACTTGAAACGCCACCACCGCCTCCCGCCACCTCGGACGCTCAGCCGCCGGCAGGGGAGCACGTTAACGGAAGCGGGCCGCAGGTGAAAAACAAGGCGTCCCTCGGGGCGGACGCTCACCCACACAAACTCTCTGGAGCACAAGTCGTCCGCTCGCGGTTCTACCAGTATCTGTGA